DNA sequence from the Cydia fagiglandana chromosome 12, ilCydFagi1.1, whole genome shotgun sequence genome:
gagcatagtcgcgctaccccctctgccacgcatacggtaattttactccatgttcgagtcgaaagtgtctttgtgtgacgtccgtgaactcgttcgtcgtttgaacggaccaatcacggcacgggatctcgctcacctcgttccgcgcacccccgcatttttggcatcaccggttgcatgaaatattgctctaaactcggtctactGTAGAgtgtctagaggattcctagtctatgcgtTATACATAATGGGCTCACCTGCTCTGAGTCGCTATAGCCGTCTAGCCGCACCGTGTACCCGAACACACTGGTGGATATTTTAGCCTCCGTCACGGCCAGGTAGTTGTCCTCAGTGAAGAACGGGTAGTTGTCAATGCGGTACTGCCCAGGTTTTATTGGGCAACTCATTCTGaaagtgatttaaaaaaaaggtaaatgTGATTGGTACAGGGGGATAGATACACGCTATGAACGATCGGTATAGTTTGTGTGTCGATTTGAAACTCTAGTGGCTAAGGCTCTGGCTAGTTATTATTACTTCAACTTATTCTCAAACTGGTAGTTTGGAGCTCCGGTAGTAAAATAATTTGCTGTAGGTATAGATTACTCTTTCTTTCTTTTCCTGCCTACTGGTGGAATCTCCGTGGACGAAAGAAAATGAGTCTTGTAACCGGTAGGTAGAGGTTGAAGTCGACTACACGAGCTAGTGTGCAACAACCGTGAGGGCCACCCCAAGCGTctacgcaacgttggcgcaactgcgacgccattttccaaaGCGCTGACTAGAccccgacgctcaaaagacgctagtgtgggtaAAGTGTCCCTGAGACTAGTAGGAAAGGCATAGATACTCGCTTGGGACTCAGGTAGTGGAAGAACATGCTGTAGAGATCGAAGCCGGGCAAACTCTCGCCGCTGCAGCCGCCGGAGACGACCGTGAAGGACCGGTAGTGGTCGCACGTGTCGGTGTTGCGTATGTCTGGGCACTTCTGCATCGTTGCCTAAAAGTCACTGTATTTCGttactgagcggctaccgcaaaaaccgaaattcgcaaaattGCGGGGATCCTTCACTTtgactccaatgaaggcgtaattacaATTAGACAGagaattagagtgacagagaaaaatccccgcaatttgcgaacttcgattttcgcggttatagccctgttcaGGGTGCCTAGTCAACGTGCAAATCGTTAACGCTCTGTGATGTAGCATAGTCATCTTTCTCTATCACTCGTATATACTAGTGCGACggagacagttgcgtttcgttcgctacggagcgttatgTTGGCTACTCGGTCTGTTATATCTACAGTTCTACAGTAtagtaacatatttttatttaaggatCAGAAGGTACCTACTAATAGCAATAAAAGGTAAGTAGAACAGGTcagaattattttattgaacgaAATGCGTCTACCACGTACTTCTAAACATTGATAACAGCATATGTTCCGATATAAGTTTTACGTAGACCAGACATGCTTAGAAATGGATCTACTTATAAGTTATTTTCTTTTTAAGGTACGAAAGCATAACACATCATTTTGGTATAGTTTTGCGATGATTTATATTGCTGGTGGCCCTTCGAACCGGATAAAATGCGGTGTCAATACGATCTGCAAACATCCATCTGATCGGAAATACCTAAGCCCTACTCCCCAGCTCGGTACCTGTTCCCTATCACCACTAATGGCTATGGACATTTCAATATGGTAAAAATGCATTAAACTTGAATAAAAGACATTAAACAGACCTTGATATCCCAGCCATCACTGAAATTCCCAGTAATATTCAGTTGTCCCGACAGTATGAAGTCGTAGAACCGGCGCATGATGCTCAGCTCGGACACTCTCACCGCCATCTTGGGCGAGTCGGCGCATGGGCCCACTCGGCTCAGGAATAAGTGAGTTGGAGCTACGATGGCGCGTGACGTCACCAGCGGAAAAATGCATAAGGGTAAGAGCTTTGTTAGTAATAAATACATATCTATGACAGTTTTGGTGGCTATTAGGGAAAAGCCGCAAGGTTCTTCTGGTGGTCACTAGGGAGACGAAGAAACAATGGCCGTCTCTGCTAGCGGTCACTGTGTTGATCTTGTAACAACGTAATTTTATTGCTATTGATTTGCAATGTTGTGtcgttttaattttatattggcAGTGTTTTCGACATTATTCGGGGTCAGTACACGAAACctcctatttattattttcctgCGTCTAAAAAGTTACAAACATGTCTAAAAAGTTTATCTTCTAGACTATACTGTTTATTTTGTCCGGTTTTTAGGAACGTGGGTATTCAATGTGTTTTTATATCAAAGCGAATAGGTAAATATGGTGAAGGTAAAATGAACGCCAAAATTACGTAAACTTTGAGTGTGGCATTTGATACTAATGAATTTCTGATAACATTTTAATGACGGATGATCGTCGATCACATAATTTAGATTAGGATGATTATGTGATTTGGTTATGTACATTTAGGTAAACATACCTACCTTATCTTATTTACGTGAGAACATTGCGATAGTGCATTGGCTTGATAAAACTTATTTGCACAGTAGAACTTTTTTAtcttaggtatatattttaggtACACACTACAAACATACGTACACCTAACCAAAAAGGTTTGCTATTTGCTATCATTAGATATCATTAGCCCGATATTGATATACTGGAAAATGACATAATAACTGTAATAGTGACAGGTTAGGAATACAACTGGGCTACTTTATAGTCTTAATAACActcatatacttacctacaattgttacgtacagtcgacgtttagacttttgcaccttactcctttgtaataaggcgaaaaatgtaaacatattgtATTCGACATTGACTGTACAGCCTTGGCCCATAACCTAAAAGATAAGAAACGATACAAATTACGAAATTACACATTGATAATCTTAATACATTTGCacgaaaagaaataaaaaaaaaattcaatgtaaCACCCGCCGCCAAAAGGGTCGTGTGATGTGACCCTTATTTTCATCGCTGTTTTGGGCGGAATCTCGTTGACTTCATAAACCTACCTACAGGCAAACTGTTACCAGATGATAAGCTTGTGGGTGTGAGTGACCATATACCTATTATCATTGTTGAGGTTAACAAACAATTAAATTGATatctaacaaaaatattatgttaAGTTTATCAAAtatcaattatttttataaatagaaacagttcaaatttcaattatactcttacccccttattcataaacgtttactaaagttgacaagccgataataatcgtttgtccctttccgacgtaaaTGTATGATGGacagggacaaacgattattatcggcttgtcaacatcagtaaacgtttatgaataagagggttaCTCAATATCTAAACTTGTATCGTCATAACTTTAGCCGATTGACTAATCGCCATTGCGTTCTTATCTCTGCCACTGTTGTATTAAGctcctgggggcctagccaaagtTGATAATGGTTGATAGAACACGCCAGTTGAAACTTATTAAACAACGTCACGTGATTTTTCGTAATTAtaatctgaggggctaccgcgaaaaccgaaattcgcaaattgcggggatttttctctgtcactctaattacctacgccatcattggagtaaaagaggaagatccccgcaattcgcgaacttcgattttcgcggttgtaGCCCTATCATCCCGATGTATTTCGTTGGGCAAAGTATTCTAACATTATGAAAACGAAATACGTATAGATATCTACTGGAAAATTACCGCTTCGCCACGCGTTATCATTTGAATAGCTTGCTTGACATTGAGTACCTAGTTCATTATGTCGACTAAACTAAAACAGTCATCTTCTTGTTgtaacatatcagttggtaacacatagacttaaaaaggataatattttatttcatcctttttgaagtcggttttcttttttttgtaaaaagtttttatttttccatttttagttttaacgcattgttaagagcgcaattaacgcatgaatgaaaaacaacatcatgattaacactaaattcgtgtagtacttactttaataaatgtaatcaggaattttctcgagtccgtctgggaaattataattcctgtcactacattaaatccatcctccgccccgccactgacccaatccctcaaccccccgatcactctacctcacagcgcatcaacccctgatccatgaacccctcgaccctgaaccagcagcccttcaaccaccattccccgaccccttaactcctaaccctaaccagcttaccaagagtttgacattgatttattcgctagcgtgtgtgtaacttactttttttgcatctcgctcgtactggcatattagtgcgagcaagTTAAGAagcgttagcgtcgctaacttagcgaatatgtcaatgtcaaactcgtggtaaggctacacttgcattacatcaaattggcggttttcggaagcaaatgctcgagttactttagaaaacaccgaaatcactttacacgtgcctttaaaaactgaggagttccctcaattcctcatggattccatcatcagaccagaaccaaaaataatacagaaacaccttggaggtaactacttcaaaacaaaaaaagaattactcaaatcggatcacaggtgccggagtaatcgctgaacatccTACacttaaaaaatcatcatcattatcatcaaaacaatcatcatcatcaggtctacttcatcaaagtggtggttttcgggagaaaatacTCGAATTGCTgtagaaaacacccaaatcactatgtatgtgcctttaaaaattgaggagttccctcaattcctcgtggatcccatcatcagaacagaaccaaattaaaatgggaccaactcggaggtagcttcTTTCAAacgaaaaaagaattactcaaatcggactgcGGATGTCGGAGtataatcggtgaacgtacatagaaaaaaaaaacatagccacaaccgattaccaacctcctccttctatgaaatggaagtcggttaaaaaatgcCTATGTCCTTACCGTACATACAAAATAGAACACGTCCATAACTCGTGAACAACTGGCATAGGTAACATACAGTAGAGTCATGTCGACGTGGTAGGCGCTTTTGCTTGGATTTCTGTATATTGTCAACGTGTTTACCACGGATTTAAAAATTGACATGCGAATGGATATTTAATTTAGATAAGCGTTTATTATCCTGTTTTCGCGTGGATTCAGCGCTTTATTAGATGTTCACGACTATTCTCGTTTTATTTACCGTTCTTACATAAAACGATTAAAAAATACtaattaggtatataaaattaCACTAAAGAAATCTCGTTTAGGAAATTGTATTGTGACCCGTCGGGGCCGtgggtaagtacctaagtaaaaaataagaggcattaggtatacatattttCCTAATATGATTTTTATTTCACTGAGAGACAAATCTGCTGAGTAGgtacaaaattaattatttacactATAATCGAATATCACAATTATGATTCGTAGAGTGTTTTATAGATAACGATATAAAATGAGCAAACGC
Encoded proteins:
- the LOC134669327 gene encoding uncharacterized protein LOC134669327, which codes for MYLLLTKLLPLCIFPLVTSRAIVAPTHLFLSRVGPCADSPKMAVRVSELSIMRRFYDFILSGQLNITGNFSDGWDIKATMQKCPDIRNTDTCDHYRSFTVVSGGCSGESLPGFDLYSMFFHYLSPKMSCPIKPGQYRIDNYPFFTEDNYLAVTEAKISTSVFGYTVRLDGYSDSEQILCVEAYLRLLYLRDHNWLDLEAAATDPPPTEEDD